GCCCTGGCGCACCCAGAGCGCGTGACCCGGCTGCTGAGCGTGGCTGGCACCGGCATTCAGAATGACCGCGACTGGAAAGCCGCCTACGAGGCCGGGCAAGGGCAGGAGCCGGCCTTGGAGGTCGAGTGGAACCCAGATGTTCACCGCGCCCTGATCACCAGCTGGCGCCAGTTCATCAAGACCCCCGACCTGCTGCGCCGCCTGGCCGCCCTGCCGGTGCCGGTTACCTTCCTGCACATGGGCGCCGACATCCGCCCCGGCTGGCCTGCGCGGCAACTCGCGGCGCTGCTGCCCCGGGGCGAGTGGGCCGAGGTGCCCGGCGTCCCCCACACCGCCTGGCTGACCCACGCCGGGGCGCTGGGGACAGCGTTGCAAACCGCGCTGGGAGCGCCCGCATGAGGGTCCTGAACATTGAGGTGCCGCCTCAGCTGGCCGCCCGCTGGCGCGCGTGGCTGGCCCCGGAGCAGCAGCCCCTATTCCTGACCGCCGCCGAGGCGC
The nucleotide sequence above comes from Deinococcus multiflagellatus. Encoded proteins:
- a CDS encoding alpha/beta fold hydrolase, which codes for MVFSAPDGTPLYVNRLGDGPPLLLLSGGPGCVNYLQPVAHLLPGWTCLLPDPRGVGQSGGGPHDLSTALADIEALRQTLGAAQWTVLGHSWGADLGLAYALAHPERVTRLLSVAGTGIQNDRDWKAAYEAGQGQEPALEVEWNPDVHRALITSWRQFIKTPDLLRRLAALPVPVTFLHMGADIRPGWPARQLAALLPRGEWAEVPGVPHTAWLTHAGALGTALQTALGAPA